TGGTTTCCATGGCTACCCGCTTCAATTTTCAACGGGGCAACGGCATAAGCTTTATTTTTGGGCTTGATGTCTACAAATGCTTTGTAGGTTCCAGGCTGCAGTCTGTGCTTTACTTCAAACGAGCCTTTACCGGTCTTTTGAGGATGAAGGTGATTGTATTGTTTTAAATCTTCGCTGACCAAAATGAAGTGCATCAGCTTTTCATGATTGAACTCCAGCTCATCGACAGGCTTGCCTTTTTGATCTTTTAACTGAATCGAAATGACACCATCCTTGTAGCTGACGGAAGGCTTAACCTCACTTTTGGCCAAATCACCAGAACCATGTCCATCATGTTCTTCATGTTTATTACCATGGTCCATGCCAGACATTTCTGAATGACCATCTTGATGGCCGGCCTGCTCCCTCTTCCCGTCCTTGCCTTCTAAAACGTCATAAACAGCATAGCCAGCCATAATCAGAATGAGGATACCAACAGCAGACAGCACCCAGTTGCGGATGATTTTGCTTTTCATCAAAACTCACCTCTACAGTTTAATTTTTTGGAGCCTAAGCGCGTTCAATACAACCGATACCGAGCTGAATGCCATAGCGGCTCCTGCGAGCCACGGAGCCAAAAACCCGCTGGCAGCGATCGGGATGCCAAGTGCATTATAAGCAAACGCCCAAAAAAGATTTTGTTTAATGTTCCGTATCGTGCGCTTGCTCATAAAAATAGCGTCAGCAATACTGTTCAGATCACCGCGGATCAAGGTAATATCAGCTGCTTCCATCGCAATATCCGCGCCTGTTCCAATTGCCATCCCGATGTCAGCTGCTGCAAGTGCTGGTGCGTCATTTATACCGTCACCTACCATCGCCGTTTTTCTTCCTTTTTGCTGAAGTTTTTTCACTTCTTCAGCCTTTCCTTCTGGCAGCACTTCTGCAATAGTCTGCTCGATGCCAGCCTGATCGGCAATCGCTTTTGCGGTCCTTGTGTTGTCTCCGGTAATCATCCATACATCAATGTTCATCGCTTTTAAACGGCTGATGGCTTCCTTGGATGTTTCTTTAATCGTATCGGCAACCGCCACCATCCCGCTGTACTCTCCATCTATAGCTGCGAGCATCACCGTCTTGCCCTGCTCTTCCAGCTCTTCCATCTTTTCAAGAATAGCCTGCAGTGGTATATCATAATCATTCAACAGCTTTCTTGAACCTATCAGTACTCTTTTTCCATCGACCATAGCCTGGATACCGTGTCCGGGTATGGCTTCAAATCTGCTGGAGGAAAGAGGCATGAGGTCGCGTTCCGTCATTCCCTCAACAATCGCCTGGGCGAGAGGATGTTCTGAATTTTTCTCAGCGCTACCAGCAAGAACTAACAGCTTCTGCTCGGAAAGCCCTGAAGCAGGCAATATATCTGTTAAAACCGGTCTTCCGTTCGTGACTGTTCCTGTTTTATCTAAAATAATGGTATCAATCAGGTGTGTATTTTCTAGATGCTCCCCGCCTTTGAAAAGAATGCCGAACTCAGCTGAACGTCCCGATCCGGCCATGATCGATGTCGGGGTTGCCAGACCGAGCGCACATGGGCAGGCAATGACAAGAACGGCGATCAGCTTTTCAAGAGCTCCTGAAAAGTCTCCGGGTACAAGCCAGAAAAACCAAATGAGAAAGGTTACAATGGCCAAACCGATGACAATCGGAACAAAAATCCCAGAAATCCTGTCTGCTAAGCGCTGGATCGGTGCTTTTGAGCCCTGTGCTTCCTCCACCACTTTAATGATTTGGGACAACGCTGTATCTCTTCCAACCTTCGTTGCCTTGATTTTCAAAAAACCATTACGATTGATCGTTGCTCCAATGACCGTGTCTCCTGATGCTTTATCAACCGGGACACTTTCCCCTGTCAGCATGGATTCATCGACAGCAGAATAGCCTTCAACAACCTCTCCGTCAACTGGGATTTTTTCACCCGGTTTGACTGAAACAACATCTCCTGCTACAACTTCTTCCAATGGCAGTTCCAGCTCTTCTCCATTACGGATTACAAGCGCTGTTTTTGCCTGAAGTCCCATCAGTTTTTTTATAGCCTCAGAAGATCTTCCTTTTGCCCTCGCTTCAAACAATTTACCGAGTAAAATCAGAGTGATGAGGACAGCCGAAGTCTCAAAGTAGAGTTCAGGCATGTTATTGCCATTGGCTGCTGCCTGTATGGTCAAATAAAGGCTGTAAAAATAAGCAGCTGATGTGCCCAATGCAACGAGTACATCCATATTTGCACTTTTATTTTTCAGTGCTTTATATGCACCCGTATAAAATTGTTTCCCGACAATCAATTGAACGGGCGTGGCCAATGCGAGCTGCACCCATGGATTCATGAACATATCAGGCAGATAGATAAAGGAAGTGAACGAAAAATGACTGGCCATGGCCCATAAAAGTGGCAAAGAAAGAATAAGTGAAAACAGGAACTTGCCGGTTTGGTTCTGAATTTCCTCTTCTCTGAGATCTGCAGTCTTATTTCCGTCTGTCTCTTTCAAACTTGCCCCATATCCAAGGTCTTCTACTTTTTTAATCATTTCAGAAACAGATATCTCAGAAGGCTGGTAACTGACCGTTGCTGTTTCCAGCGCTAAGTTCACATTCGCATCCAGTACGCCATTCAGTTTCTTTACCCCTTTTTCAATTCGAGCAGCACAAGCAGAACAGGTCATTCCGCTTATATTGAATTCCACTTTATCTCCCGCAATATCATAGCCGAGATCTTTGATTTTCTGATGAAAATCTTTCGGCCCTGCTAATTCAGGATCATAAACCACTGTTGATTTTTCCAGAGCAAAATTCACATTTGCATCAGAAACACCCTCCATTTTTTTAAGGCCTTTTTCAATTCTCAATGCACAGGCTGCGCACGTCATGCCTGAAATCGGGATACTCGTTTCTTTTGATTTATCACTCATAAGAATACCCTCCAATACCCCAACAGGGTATATTTATTTCCAAAAGAGAACGTGCTGTTTAAGCACGGTCCATTTTGGTCCTTTCAATTAAGCAATATCGTATCCTTGGTCATCAATGGTTTCTTTAATTTCTTCAAGATTAACTTTGCTGGAATCAAACTCTACCTCAACGGTGCCTTCCTCCAGCTGTACTTTAACATGATGAACACCGTTTAATTTCCCTACGCTTCCTTCTACAGCATTGACGCAATGTCCGCAAGACATTCCCTTTACATTCAGCATGATTTTCTCCATCATTATACCTCCCTGGCGTATGATTTATTTCATTAATTTCTTCACAGTAACCAAGAGCTCATCGATCACTTCCAGCTCGCCCTCCTGAATTCTTTCAACAACACAGCTTCTCATATGTCCTTCAAGAAGCAGTTTTCCGACACTATTTAGCGCTGACTGAATGGCTGATAATTGGGTCAGAACATCATCACAGTACGTATCACGTTCGATCATACCCTTTACACCCCGAATCTGTCCTTCAATACGATTTAAACGGGTCACCAGATTGCTTTTCATTTTATCAGAATGGTGGCTCTTTCTTTCTGTTGAACAATGCGATTCATGTTCTTGTATTTCCAAATCAACCAGCCTCCTTTTCTCCTTCATATTACCATACCCCCCTACCCTATGTAAAGGGGTGAAGAACAGAGTAAAATAATCTCTCATTTACTCTTCCCCGTTTTTTGTATGTATACTCTTATTTCAGCAAAAAGTCCAAAAAAAGAGTCATCTTACCTTAGCTGCACGATTTACCAAAGGTTTTCCAGGTTGCGATTTTTCTTGCATATCGAAGCAATTCCTTTTTCAATCTTCTGATCTCAAGCTCTGAGGTATTCATTTCCTGCTGAAGAGTTGACCATTCCTCTTCACTGACCACTAAAAGCCCATTACTGTGCAGCATTTGTACCGCTGAATCACCAATGAGATTTGCCGCCTGATTTGCAGAACTGCGTTCCATCCTGTCCACCCCTTTTCAAGATGTTCCTGTATACAACATATTCTGCGCTTTATTGTCATTATCCTTTCTTGAAGGCCAAACAATATTTTCCAAAACAAAAAAGGAAGATCTCAACTTTGATCTCCCTTTCCTGTTAATCAGTCATTCAAGGCATTTCGTGCAAACATGGAAATAACAGCGTCATCCATCGGAGGGTTATGAAGGCCTGCCCGCACATCTCGATAGTATCTTTGCAGGGGATTATCCTGAAACAGACTGTGTGCTCCAACAATCCTCATGGCCAAATCCACCACCTCGTTTGCACTGTTTGTCGCTGCATATTTCACCGCAGCCAGCGCACTGCCGAGTGACTGGCGTTTTTCCGGATACTTTTCCCATTGTTCAATGACTCCGTACATGAGCTGTCTTGCTTTTAACAGCTCCAAATCCATCAATCCAATTTTTCTTTGCACTTCAGGAACTTCACTTATCGGTCCTTTCAAGCTGTTAGGTCTATAGTCTTTTGCAAAGGAAACCGCATAATCGCGGGCAGCTCTGGCGATTCCGATATAACATGCCGGGATGTGAAGCAGCCAGGCTTTTGGAAGCTGCTGATTATTCTCCTGATCGGCCGTTTCTACAAGATCATCCCTTTCAACGGCCACATCTTTTAAAACCAGGTCATCGCTCCGAGTTCCCCGCATGCCCAGTGTATTCCATTTATCTTCAATGGAAACACCAGGAAGTTTATGTGACACGAGAAATGAAGATACTTGGTCTGAATCTTTGACCGAAGCTGACACAATGGAATAGTCAAGAGCAGGAGCCATGGAAGTAAAGGACTTTCTTCCGTTTAAGATCCATTGATCCCCTTTTTGTTCGGCAATCGTCTGAGGTTTCCCGCCTCGAGTCGGACTTCCTGTTGCCGGTTCAGTAGAAGCACGGTTGATCAAACTCCGAGAATGCACAATGCGTTTGCAGAGTTTCTCAAAGACTGTAGGATCCCATGGTTTTCGCTCAGACAAGTCCATAACCACACCAAGATGCCATCCTATTGATAATGCCGTAGAACCATCTCCGCGGGCAATCTGTTCCTGAAACAGGATATAGTCATAAAGGCTGATCTCCTGGCCTCCGTATTCTTTAGGGACGGTCAAGGATAAGTAACCGGCTTCTCCCAATTCCTTGAAATTCTCAAATGGAAAAGTGCCTTGCTGGTCATGTTCGGGAGCGCGCTCTGCAAATCTCTCACTAAGCTCATGTAATTTCTTCATCCAGCGAGCCTGAAATTCAGTATGGATAAATTCCATTTTGTCTCACCAACTGCCTTTTTATAGTATAGTTTATAAGAAAAGCGCAAGCGGCCCGTTAAGGTCCGAAAAGCGCTGGAACTCTTACACAGCAACACGCTTTTTGTGTTGAGGAGTAAGAGTGAAGCGACCAAAGACAAATTGTGGTCCATAATTCGTCCTAAGAGGACCTTTGCTGAAAACACGAACCATGTTTTCAGCCCTGGGCGCTGGAGCTGGACATTACGTCTATACCGGCTTTTCTCTCCCAGAAAAACTCTGTTTTATTATATTTACCCTACTTCGTTTATGTACACTTCGCAACTTTCATGCTTTGTTCTTAGGCGCTTTGCTCATTTTTATTTCGGACAGAGACCATTCCGTGCCTGATGACGTCTAATGAAATAGGATGGATTTTTTTATTTATCATCCAATTCTTCTATTTCATTCATAGAAAGGACATCAACTGTGAAACTCAGATACCGAATTCTTGTATTTCTGGCCATTGGGCTTTTTGCTTTTTCTTATTATTTCTATCAGCACTCCTCTTTTAGCTCGCCGAAATCCGTTCATCCTTCAGCCAAGTATCCTCCTGTTGAGCAAAAAGAAAATCATGAAAAAATTCAAAAACCACCAGTGAACCCAACACCATCTCAAGATAAGGAAACGAACCAAGAGGTAAAAAGCCCTTCTGCCTATCCGCTATTGATCATTAACCTTCATAGCAATGAGCTCGCCTATTATAAAAACGGGACGCTTGTAAAAACATTTTCAATTGCTTCAGGTAAATCTTCGACCCCCACTCCCCAGGGAATCTATAAAATTGCCAATAAGATTAAAAACAGGCCCTATTACAAAGAACATATTGCTGGAGGCGATCCTAAAAATCCGCTCGGCGACCGATGGATGGGCTTATCCGTAAACCCTCAACTCTCCTATGCCATCCACGGTAACAACAATGAAAGCTCCATCGGCCAGCATATTTCTTCCGGCTGCATCAGAATGCATAACGAAGAGGGTAGGTGGCTTTTTGATCAGATCACTCTTCAAACCACCGTCATTATTACAAATACAGCCAAATCGTTCCCTGTAATTGCTGGACAATATGGTTACGTAACCGCACAATAAAAAAGGGGCTGTCCTGAAAGTCGAAAATTGACCTTCAGCAGCTCCTTTTTGGCTTGAAAATCTTCAATGAAAAGTTGATTGAAGTGGAAGGTGCGAGACTCCTGCGGGACTAGCGTGACAGGTGAGCCTCTTGGCGCTAGCGCCAAGAGGCTCACCGCACGCCCCGCGGAAAGCGAGCACCCTGGAACGGAAATCAACAGCTTACAGACTTCTTGGACAGCCCCTTCTTCCTTTTACATAAGATACCGAAGATAAACATAAACACTTGATATAAGAATGGATAAAATCATCAAGGGGAATCCAATAATCAAATATTTAACAAACGAAATATGATAGCCTTCTTTACCCGCAAGTCCGGCAACCACAAGGTTGGCACTCGCACCGATCAAGGTTCCGTTGCCGCCAAGGCAGGCTCCGAGTGACAAACTCCACCATAAGGGCTCAAGGTTAGTGATTCCCATATGCCCCATTTCTTTAATCATCGGAATCATCGTCGCAACAAATGGTATGTTATCCACGAAAGCAGAAGCAATCGCGCTCATCCATAAGATTAAGAAAGTCGTCGCCTTTAAATCTCCGCCTGTCCACTCCATCGCATGTTTAGCCACACTTGCAATAATCCCAGTCTCAACCAGCCCCGCTACAATAACAAACAATCCCACAAAGAAAAACAGAGTGGTCCATTCTACTTTTTCCAGAGCATATTCCAGGTGTTTTTCACCCGCCAGCAACAAGAGTAGAAAGGCACCAAACAAGGCAATGGTTGCGGTTTCCACATGAATGAACTGATGCAGGAAGAATCCGCCAATGGTAATCGCAAGTGCGAGCAAGCACTTACGGAGCAGCTTATGGTCTACAATTTCTTTTTTTTCATCCAGCCTCATCAGATTTTCTACTAACTCAGTTTTAGTTTTGAGTCCTTTTTTATAAAAGATAGCCATAATGGCTATTGTGATCACTAAAATGATCCCGCAGATTAAAGCAAGATTATCAATAAAGGACAAGAAGGTGAGCTCCTTTACCGCACTGCCGATCATAATGTTGGGCGGATCACCAATCATCGTTGCTGTTCCGCCGATATTGGACGCAAAGATTTCAGTCATTAAAAAAGGAATCGGATTAAGGTTTAACCTTCTTGTTACGCTGAAGGTAACAGGTACAACAAGCAGAACCGTCGTCACATTATCAAGAAAGGCCGAACCGATAGCTGTAATCAAACCTAACGCAATGAGGGTCTTGACCGGATCTCCTTTTACTTTTTTTGCTGCCCAAATCGCAATAAACTTGAATAATCCGGTTTCCGCCGTTATGGTTACAATAACCATCATACCGACGAGAAGACCGATTGTATTAAAATCAATATGATGAATGGCCGTTTCCTGGTCAATGACGCCAAGAGCGACCATAAGCGCTCCACCAAGAATGGAAATAATGGTACGGTGCACTTTTTCAGAAATAATTAAGCCATATGTAATTAAAAATATGCTGAGCGCTATAATTGCTTGTTGTCCCATATCACTTCTCCTCCATTTATCATTACGGAAAACCAGTGCTAGCGGCGCACTTGTCTCAAACCTTAACTAAAATAATACTTCATTACCGTTGAATGGGTAAATGATTTTTGCCTTATTGCTCACATACAGTTCCATTGATATGGTCTTTTTTCCTCCTCCCTTTTTGTTTTAAATCCTTAGAAGAATAGAATATGTGTATAGCCGTATTTAATTGAGGCTATTCTATGGGTGCTGCATTTTATTTTTGGGGCTATGTTAAACAATATTGTTGATTTTTAAACCAAAATTAAGGGAACTTCCGCATTTAGAAGTTCCCTTGTCTGTTTCATTAAAGCCCCCTATAATAGAATAACGAGCGCAATCCAATACTTTAGCATTGCGCCCTATAGCGGAATATACAAATTATTCTCGCTCCTTTGGCCAAGAGCCTTGTTGTTTGCGAATTAATACAATTTGCCCTATATGGTATACGTTGTGCAAAATTTGACGAGCCAGACCCCCAACATGTTCCTCTTCCAGATGACTGTCATTAACTTGTGCTAGTGATTTACGCAAATTTTCACAAATTAGGCGTGTTTCTGCCAAGACTGCCTTCCATTTTTCAGAATCTGCTGGGTCCCCGATATCTCCAAATGTATTCTCTGCCAAGACTGCCTTCCATTTAGAATCTGCTGGTTCCCCGATATCTCCAAATGCAGCCTTGCTATTAGATGCCTTTTTTCTAGGCGTTGTGTCATTGATTTGTCTAACAAGTAGGGCGTTGTAATAATTTAGATGGTTCACAGTTTGCCAAATTGTATTCCCTCCTCCAGGGGGTTGCCAGCTTGCATCTGTGGAATTTAAACCCTCAAGAGCAGATTCTAAAGGTAAAAACCAGGTCTCAGTATCCCAACTAAAGTCAAATTCCATGCGAAAAATATCCATCAGTTCTAGGTTCATTTGCTTTCTCCCCTCGCCTCGAGTTATTCCAATATTCAGATATCGAAAACAGCTAAAACATTATCATCGAGTCGGGTCTTCACGATGCGGCCTTGACCGATAATTTTTGAATCGTCATCTTTTGGAGTAAATATGGATCTACGACGTATCGAACGACAACGCTTCGCTGTAAAGATTGCGGAAAGACCTTCACCGATGTTACGAACACCCCAAATAGCTGCTGAACCTCTCCAC
This genomic stretch from Fictibacillus marinisediminis harbors:
- a CDS encoding L,D-transpeptidase, whose product is MKLRYRILVFLAIGLFAFSYYFYQHSSFSSPKSVHPSAKYPPVEQKENHEKIQKPPVNPTPSQDKETNQEVKSPSAYPLLIINLHSNELAYYKNGTLVKTFSIASGKSSTPTPQGIYKIANKIKNRPYYKEHIAGGDPKNPLGDRWMGLSVNPQLSYAIHGNNNESSIGQHISSGCIRMHNEEGRWLFDQITLQTTVIITNTAKSFPVIAGQYGYVTAQ
- a CDS encoding heavy metal translocating P-type ATPase, coding for MSDKSKETSIPISGMTCAACALRIEKGLKKMEGVSDANVNFALEKSTVVYDPELAGPKDFHQKIKDLGYDIAGDKVEFNISGMTCSACAARIEKGVKKLNGVLDANVNLALETATVSYQPSEISVSEMIKKVEDLGYGASLKETDGNKTADLREEEIQNQTGKFLFSLILSLPLLWAMASHFSFTSFIYLPDMFMNPWVQLALATPVQLIVGKQFYTGAYKALKNKSANMDVLVALGTSAAYFYSLYLTIQAAANGNNMPELYFETSAVLITLILLGKLFEARAKGRSSEAIKKLMGLQAKTALVIRNGEELELPLEEVVAGDVVSVKPGEKIPVDGEVVEGYSAVDESMLTGESVPVDKASGDTVIGATINRNGFLKIKATKVGRDTALSQIIKVVEEAQGSKAPIQRLADRISGIFVPIVIGLAIVTFLIWFFWLVPGDFSGALEKLIAVLVIACPCALGLATPTSIMAGSGRSAEFGILFKGGEHLENTHLIDTIILDKTGTVTNGRPVLTDILPASGLSEQKLLVLAGSAEKNSEHPLAQAIVEGMTERDLMPLSSSRFEAIPGHGIQAMVDGKRVLIGSRKLLNDYDIPLQAILEKMEELEEQGKTVMLAAIDGEYSGMVAVADTIKETSKEAISRLKAMNIDVWMITGDNTRTAKAIADQAGIEQTIAEVLPEGKAEEVKKLQQKGRKTAMVGDGINDAPALAAADIGMAIGTGADIAMEAADITLIRGDLNSIADAIFMSKRTIRNIKQNLFWAFAYNALGIPIAASGFLAPWLAGAAMAFSSVSVVLNALRLQKIKL
- a CDS encoding ArsB/NhaD family transporter, yielding MGQQAIIALSIFLITYGLIISEKVHRTIISILGGALMVALGVIDQETAIHHIDFNTIGLLVGMMVIVTITAETGLFKFIAIWAAKKVKGDPVKTLIALGLITAIGSAFLDNVTTVLLVVPVTFSVTRRLNLNPIPFLMTEIFASNIGGTATMIGDPPNIMIGSAVKELTFLSFIDNLALICGIILVITIAIMAIFYKKGLKTKTELVENLMRLDEKKEIVDHKLLRKCLLALAITIGGFFLHQFIHVETATIALFGAFLLLLLAGEKHLEYALEKVEWTTLFFFVGLFVIVAGLVETGIIASVAKHAMEWTGGDLKATTFLILWMSAIASAFVDNIPFVATMIPMIKEMGHMGITNLEPLWWSLSLGACLGGNGTLIGASANLVVAGLAGKEGYHISFVKYLIIGFPLMILSILISSVYVYLRYLM
- the copZ gene encoding copper chaperone CopZ, whose amino-acid sequence is MEKIMLNVKGMSCGHCVNAVEGSVGKLNGVHHVKVQLEEGTVEVEFDSSKVNLEEIKETIDDQGYDIA
- a CDS encoding metal-sensitive transcriptional regulator produces the protein MKEKRRLVDLEIQEHESHCSTERKSHHSDKMKSNLVTRLNRIEGQIRGVKGMIERDTYCDDVLTQLSAIQSALNSVGKLLLEGHMRSCVVERIQEGELEVIDELLVTVKKLMK
- a CDS encoding DinB family protein — its product is MNLELMDIFRMEFDFSWDTETWFLPLESALEGLNSTDASWQPPGGGNTIWQTVNHLNYYNALLVRQINDTTPRKKASNSKAAFGDIGEPADSKWKAVLAENTFGDIGDPADSEKWKAVLAETRLICENLRKSLAQVNDSHLEEEHVGGLARQILHNVYHIGQIVLIRKQQGSWPKERE
- a CDS encoding acyl-CoA dehydrogenase family protein, producing the protein MEFIHTEFQARWMKKLHELSERFAERAPEHDQQGTFPFENFKELGEAGYLSLTVPKEYGGQEISLYDYILFQEQIARGDGSTALSIGWHLGVVMDLSERKPWDPTVFEKLCKRIVHSRSLINRASTEPATGSPTRGGKPQTIAEQKGDQWILNGRKSFTSMAPALDYSIVSASVKDSDQVSSFLVSHKLPGVSIEDKWNTLGMRGTRSDDLVLKDVAVERDDLVETADQENNQQLPKAWLLHIPACYIGIARAARDYAVSFAKDYRPNSLKGPISEVPEVQRKIGLMDLELLKARQLMYGVIEQWEKYPEKRQSLGSALAAVKYAATNSANEVVDLAMRIVGAHSLFQDNPLQRYYRDVRAGLHNPPMDDAVISMFARNALND